In Fusarium musae strain F31 chromosome 7, whole genome shotgun sequence, a single window of DNA contains:
- a CDS encoding hypothetical protein (EggNog:ENOG41): protein MGDLWHEEETLKKVQFRLGNGFKVFQDTANDLRARLLDFGKLIESQGEGMFPGLKRAVFTLSRSQYADILAEIRDSVSNLENLTDRNMELEPARRVRSKQKLFAILRDLSESLYRALRSSLTCSCRHDIGLGLEIRKVEVFPGDDEQKMVALNSFKISVSYKTDLGLLEAWQDFRLQPRRLGPGPSPPEIMSFTSSRSSITSGKKRVEFSISPQGLSTTTPPAPRVAKIPTSLTTRDHTVPPTVCSDLCQITKDNAGNLYTIGHFMSLQSSSCILSQFLPFGILNL from the exons ATGGGAGATCTCtggcatgaagaagaaacgtTGAAGAAAGTTCAGTTTCGCCTTGGGAATGGCTTCAAGGTTTTCCAAGATACTGCCAATGACCTAAGGGCAAGGCTTCTTGATTTTGGCAAGTTGATTGAGTCTCAAGGCGAAGGGATGTTTCCGGGTCTAAAACGAGCTGTCTTTACATTGAGTCGCTCGCAATACGCAGATATCCTGGCGGAAATCAGAGACAGCGTGTCCAATCTCGAGAACCTGACGGACCGTAACATGGAGCTTGAGCCGGCAAGGAGAGTTAGATCTAAGCAGAAACTCTTTGCAATCCTTCGTGATCTATCGGAAAGTCTATACCGTGCCTTGAGGTCAAGCTTGACTTGCTCCTGCAGACATGATATTGGGCTGGGGCTGGAAATCAGAAAGGTCGAGGTATTTCCAGGAGACGACGAGCAGAAGATGGTCGCCTTGAATAGCTTCAAGATCAGTGTGTCCTACAAGACcgatcttggacttcttgagGCATGGCAAGACTTCCGACTACAACCGCGGAGGCTGGGTCCAGGGCCATCGCCCCCGGAAATTATGTCCTTCACTTCTAGCCGTTCGAGCATCACATCTGGCAAGAAGAGAGTCGAGTTTTCTATTTCGCCGCAAGGACTTTCGACCACGACCCCTCCAGCTCCTAGAGTGGCCAAGATACCCACATCATTAACTACCAGAGACCACACCGTTCCACCAACCGTATGCTCAGACCTCTGCCAAATCACCAAGGATAACGCTGGTAAT TTATACACGATCGGTCACTTCATGTCACTACAGAGTTCCAGTTGTATCCTCTCCCAGTTTCTCCCTTTCGGAATCCTCAATCTATAA
- a CDS encoding hypothetical protein (EggNog:ENOG41) has translation MSNTSSPKSRSPRSPQDPSAAVNETIAVDEAQDEEEDLTLGSDAESSTASVSSSILNYRTINGRTFHSERGNATYWGSNDERQSDAMDIADFADKFPGCEVIGTDISPIQPGWVPPNLKFEIEDCTQQWTFPTDSFDYVHLRYLVGCIPDWTELFSQAYKTLKPGGWVESFEISPTGESDDGTVTYDSAMAQWGRIFIQASEKIGNSFTVVDDKVQRPALQEAGFVDIHEWEFKVAYKTILLRY, from the exons ATGTCCAATACTAGCAGCCCGAAAAGCCGGTCCCCGCGATCGCCCCAGGATCCGTCGGCAGCAGTCAATGAAACAATTGCAGTTGACGAGGCtcaagatgaggaggaggacttAACCTTAGGGTCTGACGCTGAGAGCTCGACGGCTTCTGTTTCATCGAGCATTCTTAATTATCGTACGATCAATGGCAGGACGTTTCATAGTGAGAGGGGAAACGCAACCTACTGGGGATCGAATGATGAGCGCCAAAGTGATGCCATGGATATCGC CGACTTTGCGGACAAATTCCCTGGGTGCGAGGTCATCGGCACCGATATCTCACCCATCCAACCCGGCTGGGTCCCACCTAACTTGAAGTT CGAGATTGAAGATTGCACTCAACAGTGGACCTTCCCAACTGACTCATTCGATTATGTCCACCTTCGTTATCTAGTCGGCTGCATTCCAGACTGGACAGAGCTGTTCAGTCAAGCATACAAGACTCTCAAGCCCGGTGGCTGGGTTGAAAGCTTTGAAATTTCCCCAACTGGAGAAAGTGACGATGGTACTGTCACATATGACTCTGCAATGGCTCAATGGGGAAGGATTTTTATCCAGGCTTCGGAGAAGATCGGCAATAGCTTTACTGTTGTCGACGATAAAGTCCAGAGGCCTGCTTTGCAAGAAGCGGGATTCGTCGATATCCACGAGTGGGAGTTCAAGGTAGCGTACAAGACCATTCTGCTACGGTACTAA